Part of the Candidatus Micrarchaeia archaeon genome, ATCCCTTCTTGCGTTACCTAGCCCGAGCAGCTAAACTTCATGGTCTTGAAAAATAGGAGAAAACACGCGTTGGTCGCACGCGTCAAGAATTTCTTCCCGATTTTTGAGATTTACTTTTTGCCCAAATTCCTTAACGAATCTCCGGCTGGGTTCGGCCCCATGCTCCATGAGTATTCCGGCTATCGTACTTAGTGCCAATTCCAGGGCAATGTCAAGTGCGCATTCTTTTTCCACGGCCACCCCTATCTTAGCATTTGGGTCAGCGCCACGCTCCAGGAGGAGCCGCACGACATCCGTATGCCAATTGCGAATCGCCATAATCAGCGCGGTTTCTCCTTTCATATCCGTTTTCAAATCTGGATTCGCGCCTGCTTTCAAAAGCATCTCCACAATCTCGGTGTTGCCCCTTCCAGACGCCTCCATTAGTGGAGTATAACCTCCATAATCGGCATTGTCGGGGTTAGCGTTGTGCTTCAGCAGGAGTTCTACCATTTCCTTAGCGTCTCTCGTTACAGCAAGATGTAATGGAAAGAATTGCATGTATGAATGTACACCCGGAATATTGGGGTTCGCACCGGATTCGAGCAGGGGTGCTACAAAGTATTCTCCAATTCTATTCCATCTTCCCAAAGCGCATATGAGCGGTGTTGATTCGACG contains:
- a CDS encoding ankyrin repeat domain-containing protein, with protein sequence VESTPLICALGRWNRIGEYFVAPLLESGANPNIPGVHSYMQFFPLHLAVTRDAKEMVELLLKHNANPDNADYGGYTPLMEASGRGNTEIVEMLLKAGANPDLKTDMKGETALIMAIRNWHTDVVRLLLERGADPNAKIGVAVEKECALDIALELALSTIAGILMEHGAEPSRRFVKEFGQKVNLKNREEILDACDQRVFSPIFQDHEV